The proteins below are encoded in one region of Streptomyces roseirectus:
- the upp gene encoding uracil phosphoribosyltransferase gives MTTLTTQPGTAVAHRLDEAVHLLPQTDQLRALHTIVRDRDARREDFVFYTGRIIRMLTEAALNLLPFEPHDVTTPVGRTYRGLRFADKLVGVPIVRAGESMEAELRAVVPGIRIGKILIQRDRTTKLPSLYYTAFPEDIATRQVLLLDPMLATGGTALAAIGTLLELGVPEQNIVFVTFITCPEGITAVRERHPGVRIVTSAIEERLNENAYMLPGIGDFGDRYFGTDLPRTP, from the coding sequence ATGACCACCCTGACCACCCAGCCCGGGACCGCGGTCGCGCACCGTCTCGACGAAGCGGTCCACCTCCTCCCGCAGACCGACCAGTTGCGCGCCCTGCACACCATCGTCCGGGACCGCGACGCCCGCCGCGAGGACTTCGTCTTCTACACCGGCCGGATCATCCGCATGCTGACCGAGGCGGCCCTGAACCTCCTGCCGTTCGAACCGCACGACGTCACCACCCCCGTCGGCCGCACCTACCGGGGCCTGCGCTTCGCCGACAAACTGGTCGGCGTGCCGATCGTGCGCGCCGGGGAGAGCATGGAGGCCGAACTGCGCGCCGTCGTCCCCGGCATCAGGATCGGCAAGATCCTCATCCAGCGCGACAGGACGACCAAGCTGCCGAGCCTCTACTACACGGCCTTCCCCGAGGACATCGCCACCCGCCAGGTCCTCCTCCTCGACCCCATGCTCGCCACCGGCGGCACCGCACTGGCCGCCATCGGCACCCTGCTCGAACTGGGCGTGCCGGAACAGAACATCGTCTTCGTCACCTTCATCACCTGCCCCGAAGGCATCACCGCCGTCCGCGAACGCCACCCCGGCGTACGCATCGTGACCTCCGCCATCGAGGAACGGCTCAACGAGAACGCCTACATGCTGCCGGGCATCGGCGACTTCGGAGACCGCTACTTCGGCACGGACCTCCCCCGGACACCGTGA
- a CDS encoding HAD-IA family hydrolase produces the protein MSAAPAERTLTTTDLTTVENPTMTTMTPAPTAAPADRQRTAPVRVAMFDLDGTLVDSPRAIVDAFTAAFEAMGLTPPDPADVRATIGLPLQQAFANLLGVEREDPSVTEGVARYQEAFRTVVLPRARSLVFPGVPEGLAELRRQGITVTVATSKFHTSADALLTAAGLRDHITTLVGADDVTHPKPHPESGLLILGRHDALPEHAVMVGDTTHDLKMAAAAGMASVAVTYGVHERAQLETAAPTHIADTFPQAVTQILGVLPADDRTVTDLLDDTTYHIEFNGHLTNHVKHAVVALDGLGVDPRRIVAFHDNYIALTPYGCRVEPARAPQLVVDEGNWLELLGKRRDFAAYSAFFDRREKELGMPALLRTYVPRLLAGWAGALQHATIHLGWGLDAGNRRMTLEGLAYLAFAYVDCHPERARPSTAPNTDSPLDSLLRIARHWQERPGTGAAIESLYDGTTDGIHPELLRSGLQYRIARMLGEGHPRMYETPSWVDAQDPEASWDQLGYAVTVLYLTEPGDFILLHLLTALHAMRHIADALPAEERGRAVACYWTGALGVLFSRAHFVTPAKLAAIDDLFSTALDDVDDPRWAREWDWHIARAVEEDEEHNAKLVYVMRELWLRSGGRSVYRVAAGQFTATPELPPTFDEPPAD, from the coding sequence ATGAGCGCCGCCCCGGCCGAACGGACCCTGACGACAACCGACTTGACGACGGTGGAGAACCCGACGATGACCACGATGACCCCCGCGCCCACGGCGGCACCGGCCGACCGGCAGCGCACCGCGCCCGTCCGCGTCGCGATGTTCGACCTCGACGGCACCCTCGTCGACTCGCCCCGGGCGATCGTGGACGCGTTCACCGCCGCCTTCGAGGCGATGGGCCTCACGCCCCCCGACCCCGCGGACGTCCGCGCCACCATCGGCCTCCCGCTCCAGCAGGCGTTCGCGAACCTGCTGGGCGTGGAGCGGGAGGACCCCTCGGTCACCGAGGGCGTGGCCCGCTACCAGGAGGCGTTCCGCACCGTCGTCCTGCCCCGCGCCCGCTCCCTGGTCTTCCCCGGCGTCCCCGAGGGCCTTGCCGAACTGCGCCGCCAGGGCATCACGGTGACCGTGGCCACCAGCAAGTTCCACACGAGCGCCGACGCCCTGCTCACCGCCGCGGGGCTGCGCGACCACATCACCACGCTGGTCGGCGCCGACGACGTCACGCACCCCAAGCCGCACCCCGAGTCGGGCCTGCTCATCCTCGGCCGGCACGACGCCCTGCCGGAGCACGCCGTCATGGTCGGCGACACCACCCACGACCTGAAGATGGCCGCGGCGGCCGGCATGGCCTCCGTGGCGGTCACCTACGGCGTGCACGAGCGGGCGCAGCTGGAGACGGCGGCGCCGACCCACATCGCCGACACCTTCCCGCAGGCCGTGACGCAGATCCTCGGTGTCCTGCCGGCGGACGACCGCACCGTCACCGATCTCCTCGACGACACCACCTACCACATCGAGTTCAACGGCCACCTCACCAACCACGTCAAACACGCGGTCGTCGCCCTCGACGGCCTCGGTGTGGACCCCCGGCGGATCGTGGCCTTCCACGACAACTACATCGCCCTGACGCCGTACGGCTGCCGGGTGGAGCCGGCGCGGGCCCCGCAGCTCGTCGTCGACGAGGGCAACTGGCTCGAACTCCTCGGCAAGCGCCGCGACTTCGCCGCCTACAGCGCCTTCTTCGACCGGCGGGAGAAGGAACTGGGGATGCCGGCCCTGCTGCGGACCTACGTCCCGCGCCTGCTCGCCGGATGGGCCGGGGCACTCCAGCATGCGACCATCCACCTGGGCTGGGGCCTGGACGCGGGCAACCGCCGGATGACCCTCGAGGGCCTTGCCTACCTGGCCTTCGCCTACGTCGACTGCCACCCCGAGCGGGCCCGGCCCTCGACGGCGCCGAACACCGACAGCCCCCTCGACTCGCTCCTGCGCATCGCGCGCCACTGGCAGGAGCGGCCCGGCACCGGCGCCGCGATCGAGAGCCTGTACGACGGCACGACCGACGGCATCCACCCGGAACTGCTGCGCTCCGGACTCCAGTACCGCATCGCCCGCATGCTCGGCGAGGGCCACCCGCGGATGTACGAGACGCCGTCCTGGGTCGACGCGCAGGACCCCGAGGCCAGCTGGGACCAGCTCGGCTACGCCGTCACCGTCCTCTACCTGACCGAACCCGGCGACTTCATCCTGCTCCACCTGCTCACCGCCCTGCACGCCATGCGGCACATCGCGGACGCCCTGCCCGCCGAGGAACGCGGGCGAGCCGTCGCGTGCTACTGGACCGGCGCCCTCGGCGTGCTGTTCTCCCGGGCCCACTTCGTGACGCCCGCCAAGCTGGCGGCGATCGACGACCTCTTCTCGACCGCCCTGGACGACGTGGACGACCCGCGCTGGGCCCGCGAGTGGGACTGGCACATCGCCCGCGCCGTCGAGGAGGACGAGGAGCACAACGCCAAGCTCGTCTACGTGATGCGCGAACTGTGGCTCCGTTCGGGCGGCAGGTCCGTGTACCGCGTCGCCGCGGGTCAGTTCACCGCCACGCCGGAACTTCCCCCCACCTTCGACGAGCCCCCGGCCGACTGA
- a CDS encoding pseudouridine-5'-phosphate glycosidase: MTIPAPRHSSVPLVFTDEVATALAAGDPVVALESNVITHGLPYPDNAATARKVEDAVRAGGAVPATIGIDAGRILIGMTDGDIERFASTPGIPKVSSRDLAAVLASGKAGATTVASSLVAAELAGIPFFSSAGIGGVHRGAETTMDVSSDLIQFTRSKVAVVCAGAKKILDLGLTLEFLETHCVPVIAYESDDFPAFYCRSSGLRAPQRLDDPALIARAVDTHWALGNPGGVLITSPTRPEDAIDDQDVEAAIADALRGAEADGVRGGAVTKYVMRAVDRATEGRSARANMAVLIHTAEIGGRLAAAHARLRREDGR, from the coding sequence ATGACGATCCCCGCCCCCCGGCACTCCTCGGTGCCCCTGGTCTTCACCGACGAGGTGGCGACCGCGCTCGCCGCCGGCGACCCCGTGGTCGCCCTGGAGTCGAACGTCATCACCCACGGCCTGCCCTACCCCGACAACGCCGCCACCGCCCGCAAGGTGGAGGACGCCGTACGGGCCGGCGGCGCCGTGCCCGCCACGATCGGCATCGACGCCGGCCGCATCCTGATCGGGATGACCGACGGCGACATCGAGCGCTTCGCCAGTACCCCCGGCATCCCGAAGGTCAGCAGCCGGGACCTCGCGGCCGTCCTCGCCTCGGGCAAGGCCGGCGCCACCACCGTCGCCTCCTCGCTGGTCGCCGCGGAACTCGCCGGCATCCCCTTCTTCTCCTCCGCCGGCATCGGCGGCGTCCACCGGGGCGCCGAGACCACCATGGACGTCTCCTCCGACCTGATCCAGTTCACCCGCTCCAAGGTCGCGGTGGTCTGCGCCGGCGCGAAGAAGATCCTCGACCTCGGCCTGACCCTGGAGTTCCTGGAGACCCACTGCGTCCCCGTGATCGCCTACGAGTCGGACGACTTCCCCGCCTTCTACTGCCGCTCCAGCGGACTGCGCGCGCCCCAGCGCCTCGACGACCCGGCCCTCATCGCCCGCGCCGTCGACACCCACTGGGCGCTGGGCAACCCCGGCGGCGTCCTCATCACCAGCCCGACCCGGCCGGAGGACGCCATCGACGACCAGGACGTCGAGGCGGCCATCGCCGACGCCCTGCGCGGCGCGGAGGCGGACGGGGTGCGCGGCGGCGCCGTCACCAAGTACGTCATGCGGGCGGTGGACCGGGCCACCGAAGGCCGCTCCGCCCGCGCCAACATGGCCGTCCTCATCCACACCGCCGAGATCGGCGGCCGGCTCGCGGCGGCCCACGCCCGGCTGCGGCGGGAGGACGGCCGATGA
- a CDS encoding amino acid adenylation domain-containing protein, with product MNTETVPDSRGAISDLPALLREQARITPGRIAAVHDEQSLTFAELVRRSELVGAVLRQEGADRDSRVGVFMEPSLDLLTAIWGILWAGGSYVPLSPEYPEDRISYMLSDAGVDVTLTQESLRPALRELAPAGLIALTLDDIFEAAEQYPQVTAPPEPGTQPGDLAYVIYTSGSTGKPKGVMIEHHSIVGQLRWLHDECGIDGNERILQKTPMSFDAAQWELLAPACGSTVVMGAPGIYRDPEAIIATIERHAVTTLQCVPTLLQALLDTEKFDTCHTLRRIFSGGEALSRGLAAQCLDTMPHARLVNLYGPTECTINATSFTVDAAALADGPLVMPIGTAVRDTTLHILDADGEPVPAGEVGELHIGGAQVARGYLGRPDLTADRFVPDRFSKAPGARLYRTGDLAHLNADGTVQFVGRADNQVKLRGYRVELDEIRQTVEAHDWVRSAAVLLHDDATTGFQNLVAFVELNPKEAALMDQGNHGSHHQSKQSRLQVRAQLSHPGLRDEADLAGRTALDLPGAEATPEQRALAFSRKTYRFYEGAAAVSQEDILRLLGPRTRPQPPARTSDLIGRDELGRILRNFGSHLSDQRLLPKYAYASPGSLYATQLYVEVGAGNDIPAGLHYYHPLHHRLVLIDADSRVPDGHTRLHFLGKHGAIEPVYRNNIREVLEIEAGHMVGLFEEVLPAHGLRITAAAHRPAVKDRLDCAPDDHYLGSFDLRAAGPGATGDADAFDLYVQTHSHRVDGLPPGQYRYTGTGLTRVSDDVILKKHVIAINQRVYERSDFGVSMVATAPDSWRHYLDLGRALQRLQMNDLHLGFMSSGYSSKSGNDLPSAKRLGRILADCGLPSGPSYFCVGGRVSDAQWRGEDMKEDVVHMQGPAELIKEDLAGLLPRYMLPNRIVVLDRLPQTANGKIDLKALQATQESQLAVGGRAFVAPRGPLERRIRDIWQAVLKRDQVSVVDDFFELGGNSLLAVALVSRLNADFGGGIPLQILFEAPTVEKLAARLEAAAPQPASRLVPLQPEGRGTPLYCWPGLGGYPMNLRPLAAALGTERPVYGIQAHGINPGEHPYDDVAAMAAADVAALREIQPHGPYLLCGYSFGARVAFEAARQLEQAGERVEHLFLVAPGQPQLRPEDAAGATGRADFTDRAFLALLFSVFAGTLTGPRLDRCLDTVSDEDGFVAFVTEHFPGLGEGLVRAVTDIVRRTYSLTYDFHELRGRRLRTPVTLVKATDDNYSFIEGEDGWSAHPPAVHPLRAGHYELLREPHVAELAKVVTDRLTAAESPEPTLSVRIQIPEATVPHINIKHFPVPITEEKERELVAAVTTAVSNAFGCEEGVVSIALEPVAQDLWNERVYLPEIVGRPELLSKTPNY from the coding sequence ATGAATACAGAAACCGTCCCCGATTCTCGTGGCGCGATCTCGGATCTCCCCGCCCTGCTCCGCGAACAGGCGAGAATCACCCCCGGACGTATCGCCGCCGTGCACGACGAGCAGAGCCTCACGTTCGCCGAGCTGGTCCGGCGCAGCGAGCTGGTGGGGGCCGTGCTGCGGCAGGAAGGAGCGGACCGGGACAGCAGGGTGGGCGTCTTCATGGAGCCCTCGCTCGACCTGCTGACCGCGATCTGGGGAATCCTCTGGGCCGGCGGAAGCTATGTGCCGCTGTCCCCGGAATACCCGGAGGACCGGATCTCGTACATGCTGTCGGACGCCGGCGTGGACGTCACCCTCACACAGGAGTCCCTGCGCCCCGCCCTACGGGAACTGGCGCCCGCCGGACTCATCGCGCTCACCCTCGACGACATCTTCGAGGCGGCCGAGCAGTACCCCCAGGTGACCGCCCCGCCGGAGCCCGGCACCCAGCCGGGAGACCTCGCATACGTCATCTACACCTCCGGCAGCACCGGAAAACCGAAGGGGGTGATGATCGAACACCACAGCATCGTCGGCCAGTTGCGCTGGCTGCACGACGAGTGCGGCATCGACGGGAACGAGAGGATCCTGCAGAAAACCCCGATGAGCTTCGACGCCGCACAGTGGGAACTGCTCGCCCCCGCCTGCGGCAGCACCGTCGTGATGGGCGCTCCCGGTATCTACCGCGACCCCGAGGCGATCATCGCCACCATCGAGCGGCACGCGGTGACCACGCTCCAGTGCGTCCCCACCCTGCTCCAGGCGCTCCTGGACACCGAGAAGTTCGACACCTGCCACACCCTGCGCCGCATCTTCAGCGGCGGCGAGGCGCTGTCCCGCGGCCTCGCCGCCCAGTGCCTGGACACCATGCCGCACGCCCGCCTGGTCAACCTCTACGGCCCCACCGAGTGCACCATCAACGCCACGTCCTTCACCGTGGACGCCGCCGCCCTCGCGGACGGCCCGCTCGTCATGCCGATCGGCACCGCGGTGCGCGACACCACCCTGCACATCCTCGACGCGGACGGCGAACCGGTCCCCGCCGGAGAGGTCGGCGAACTCCACATCGGCGGCGCCCAGGTGGCCCGCGGCTACCTCGGACGCCCGGACCTGACCGCCGACCGGTTCGTGCCCGACCGCTTCTCCAAGGCACCCGGCGCCCGCCTCTACCGCACCGGCGACCTCGCCCACCTCAACGCCGACGGCACCGTCCAGTTCGTCGGCCGCGCCGACAACCAGGTCAAGCTGCGCGGCTACCGGGTCGAGCTGGACGAGATACGCCAGACCGTCGAGGCCCACGACTGGGTCCGCTCCGCCGCCGTCCTGCTGCACGACGACGCCACCACCGGCTTCCAGAACCTCGTCGCCTTCGTCGAACTCAACCCGAAGGAAGCCGCCCTGATGGACCAGGGCAACCACGGCTCCCACCACCAGTCCAAACAGAGCCGCCTCCAGGTCAGGGCCCAGCTGTCGCACCCCGGCCTGCGCGACGAGGCCGACCTGGCCGGCCGCACCGCACTCGACCTGCCCGGCGCCGAGGCCACCCCCGAGCAGCGCGCCCTGGCCTTCTCCCGCAAGACCTACCGCTTCTACGAGGGCGCCGCCGCGGTCAGCCAGGAGGACATCCTGCGGCTGCTCGGCCCGCGCACCCGCCCACAACCGCCCGCCCGCACCTCGGACCTGATCGGCCGCGACGAACTCGGCCGCATCCTGCGGAACTTCGGCAGCCACCTCAGCGACCAGCGGCTGCTGCCCAAGTACGCCTACGCCTCACCCGGCTCCCTGTACGCCACGCAGCTCTACGTCGAGGTCGGCGCGGGCAACGACATCCCGGCCGGCCTGCACTACTACCACCCGCTCCACCACCGGCTCGTCCTCATCGACGCCGATTCCCGGGTCCCGGACGGCCACACGCGGCTGCACTTCCTCGGCAAGCACGGCGCCATCGAACCCGTCTACCGCAACAACATCCGCGAGGTGCTGGAGATCGAGGCGGGCCACATGGTCGGCCTCTTCGAGGAGGTGCTGCCGGCCCACGGCCTGCGCATTACCGCCGCCGCCCACCGGCCCGCCGTCAAGGACCGCCTCGACTGCGCCCCGGACGACCACTACCTGGGCAGCTTCGACCTGCGCGCGGCCGGGCCCGGCGCCACCGGTGACGCCGACGCCTTCGACCTCTACGTCCAGACGCACTCCCACCGGGTCGACGGCCTCCCGCCGGGCCAGTACCGCTACACCGGTACCGGTCTCACCCGGGTGAGCGACGACGTGATCCTCAAGAAGCACGTCATCGCCATCAACCAGCGGGTCTACGAGCGTTCCGACTTCGGCGTCAGCATGGTCGCCACCGCCCCCGACTCCTGGCGGCACTACCTCGACCTGGGCCGCGCGCTCCAGCGCCTCCAGATGAACGACCTCCACCTGGGCTTCATGTCCTCGGGCTACAGCTCCAAGTCCGGCAACGACCTGCCGTCCGCCAAGCGGCTGGGCCGCATCCTCGCCGACTGCGGACTGCCGTCCGGCCCCTCCTACTTCTGCGTCGGCGGGCGGGTCAGCGACGCCCAGTGGCGCGGCGAGGACATGAAGGAGGACGTGGTCCACATGCAGGGTCCGGCCGAACTGATCAAGGAGGACCTGGCCGGCCTGCTGCCCCGCTACATGCTGCCCAACCGGATCGTCGTCCTGGACCGGCTGCCCCAGACCGCCAACGGCAAGATCGACCTCAAGGCCCTGCAAGCCACCCAGGAGAGCCAACTGGCGGTCGGCGGGCGCGCCTTCGTCGCCCCCCGGGGGCCGCTGGAACGCCGCATCCGTGACATCTGGCAGGCGGTGCTCAAACGGGACCAGGTCTCCGTCGTCGACGACTTCTTCGAGCTGGGCGGCAACTCGCTGCTCGCGGTGGCCCTGGTCAGCCGCCTCAACGCGGACTTCGGCGGCGGGATACCGCTGCAGATCCTGTTCGAGGCCCCCACCGTGGAGAAGCTCGCCGCCCGCCTGGAGGCCGCCGCACCGCAGCCCGCCTCCCGCCTGGTGCCGCTCCAGCCGGAGGGCCGGGGCACCCCCCTGTACTGCTGGCCCGGCCTCGGCGGCTACCCGATGAACCTGCGCCCGCTGGCCGCGGCCCTGGGCACCGAACGGCCCGTCTACGGGATCCAGGCCCACGGCATCAACCCCGGCGAACACCCCTACGACGACGTCGCCGCCATGGCCGCCGCCGACGTCGCGGCCCTGCGGGAGATCCAGCCGCACGGCCCCTACCTGCTGTGCGGATACTCCTTCGGCGCCCGCGTCGCCTTCGAGGCCGCCCGGCAGCTGGAGCAGGCGGGCGAGCGCGTGGAACACCTCTTCCTGGTGGCCCCCGGCCAGCCGCAGCTACGGCCCGAGGACGCCGCCGGCGCCACCGGCCGCGCCGACTTCACCGACCGCGCCTTCCTCGCCCTGCTCTTCTCCGTGTTCGCCGGCACCCTCACCGGCCCCCGCCTGGACCGGTGCCTGGACACCGTCAGCGACGAGGACGGCTTCGTCGCCTTCGTCACCGAGCACTTCCCCGGCCTCGGCGAGGGCCTGGTCCGCGCCGTCACCGACATCGTGCGGCGCACCTACTCCCTCACCTACGACTTCCACGAGCTGCGCGGACGCCGGCTGCGCACCCCCGTGACCCTGGTCAAGGCCACCGACGACAACTACTCCTTCATCGAGGGCGAGGACGGCTGGTCCGCCCACCCGCCCGCCGTCCACCCCCTGCGGGCCGGCCACTACGAACTCCTGCGCGAGCCGCACGTCGCCGAGCTCGCCAAGGTCGTCACCGACCGGCTGACCGCCGCCGAGTCCCCCGAGCCGACCCTGTCCGTCCGCATCCAGATCCCGGAGGCCACCGTGCCGCACATCAACATCAAGCACTTCCCGGTGCCGATCACCGAGGAGAAGGAGCGGGAGCTGGTCGCCGCCGTCACCACCGCCGTGAGCAACGCCTTCGGCTGCGAGGAGGGCGTCGTCTCCATCGCCCTCGAGCCCGTCGCCCAGGACCTGTGGAACGAGCGGGTCTACCTCCCGGAGATCGTCGGCCGGCCGGAGTTGCTGAGCAAGACCCCCAACTACTGA
- a CDS encoding CynX/NimT family MFS transporter → MRRAAVVALVLAALNLRPGVTSLGPVLEEVSDSLDMSGSMTGLVTAVPAVCFAVVGSVTPLLARRFGAGSAIAVAGAVLAVGLALRPFAFDAVLFLVFTALSLAGIAVVNVLLPMVVKQYFPDRVGTMTGLYSMALNVGASSAAALTAPLTEAFGGDWRYGLATWSVLAALAVPAWLTLAARRPPDGHIGGAAGPPGSLGTPSPPGSPVPPPAVETRLSRDPTARALAAYFGLQASVAYIIIGWLPQIYRDAGLSAGAAGLLFSVSSLLGIPLSFAVSAAADRMRHQSGLAVATGVCGFAGFTGLLVDASVTPWLWAILLGIANCSFPLALAMIGMRGRDSASSARLSGFVQSRGYALSIPGSLLVGVLYDRSGGWRLPIAFVLLLTLLQMAAAVPAGRNRRIG, encoded by the coding sequence GTGCGCCGTGCGGCCGTGGTGGCACTGGTGCTGGCCGCCCTCAACCTCCGCCCGGGGGTCACCAGCCTCGGACCGGTGCTGGAGGAGGTCAGTGACAGCCTCGACATGAGCGGGTCGATGACCGGACTGGTGACCGCCGTCCCCGCGGTGTGCTTCGCGGTGGTCGGCTCGGTCACGCCGCTCCTGGCCCGCCGCTTCGGAGCGGGCAGCGCCATCGCGGTCGCCGGCGCGGTCCTGGCCGTGGGGCTGGCGCTGAGGCCGTTCGCCTTCGACGCGGTGCTGTTCCTCGTCTTCACCGCGCTGTCCCTGGCCGGCATCGCCGTGGTCAACGTGCTGCTGCCGATGGTCGTGAAGCAGTACTTCCCCGACCGGGTGGGCACGATGACCGGCCTGTACTCGATGGCCCTCAACGTGGGCGCGTCGTCCGCGGCGGCGCTCACGGCGCCCCTGACGGAGGCGTTCGGCGGCGACTGGCGCTACGGCCTCGCCACCTGGTCCGTCCTGGCCGCGCTGGCCGTACCGGCCTGGCTCACCCTCGCGGCCCGAAGACCGCCCGACGGGCACATCGGCGGGGCGGCCGGCCCGCCAGGCTCACTAGGCACACCGAGCCCGCCAGGCTCCCCCGTCCCGCCACCCGCCGTCGAGACACGGCTCTCGCGCGACCCCACGGCCCGGGCCCTCGCCGCCTACTTCGGCCTCCAGGCCAGCGTCGCCTACATCATCATCGGCTGGCTGCCCCAGATCTACCGGGACGCCGGACTCTCCGCCGGCGCCGCGGGGCTGCTGTTCTCCGTCTCCTCCCTGCTCGGCATACCGCTGTCGTTCGCCGTGTCGGCCGCCGCCGACCGCATGCGCCACCAGAGCGGACTCGCCGTCGCGACCGGCGTCTGCGGCTTCGCCGGATTCACCGGCCTCCTCGTCGACGCGTCCGTCACGCCCTGGCTCTGGGCGATCCTGCTGGGCATCGCCAACTGCTCCTTCCCGCTGGCCCTGGCGATGATCGGCATGCGCGGCCGGGACAGCGCCTCCTCGGCCCGCCTGTCCGGATTCGTGCAGAGCCGCGGCTACGCCCTGTCCATCCCGGGCTCGCTCCTGGTCGGGGTCCTCTACGACCGTTCCGGCGGCTGGCGGCTGCCGATCGCGTTCGTCCTGCTGCTGACCCTGCTGCAGATGGCGGCGGCCGTTCCCGCCGGCCGGAACCGTCGAATCGGCTGA
- a CDS encoding FadR/GntR family transcriptional regulator, producing MNMGPVRRQVLGDLVIAKLRDQITSGAWPVGSRIPTETELVEQLDVARNTVREAVKALAHTGLLDIRHGSGSYVQATSELAGIMRNRFKDVRTEDVVEVRSALEVRAAKLACQHRTDDDLARLEGVLQQRQDAWTAGDRVAFVNADVAFHLAVVTASRNTVLAGLHADLGEVIRDSLLDHFSDTLHTEQFQDHAGLVDAIRDRDIGRAVQEAASYMD from the coding sequence ATGAATATGGGCCCCGTCCGCCGTCAAGTCCTGGGCGACCTGGTGATCGCCAAGCTGCGCGATCAGATCACCTCAGGCGCCTGGCCCGTGGGGAGTCGCATCCCCACCGAGACCGAACTGGTCGAACAACTCGATGTCGCCCGCAACACCGTGCGCGAGGCCGTCAAAGCCCTGGCGCACACCGGGCTGCTGGACATCCGCCACGGTTCCGGCTCCTACGTCCAGGCCACCAGCGAGCTGGCCGGCATCATGCGCAACCGGTTCAAGGACGTCAGGACGGAGGACGTCGTCGAGGTCCGCAGCGCGCTGGAGGTCCGGGCCGCCAAGCTCGCCTGCCAGCACCGCACGGACGACGATCTGGCCCGGCTCGAAGGCGTCCTCCAGCAGCGGCAGGACGCGTGGACCGCCGGCGACCGGGTCGCCTTCGTCAACGCCGACGTCGCCTTCCACCTCGCCGTCGTCACCGCGTCCCGCAACACCGTGCTGGCCGGGCTCCACGCCGACCTCGGCGAGGTCATCCGCGACTCCCTCCTCGACCACTTCAGCGACACGCTGCACACCGAGCAGTTCCAGGATCATGCCGGGCTCGTCGACGCGATTCGTGACCGCGATATCGGCCGGGCGGTGCAGGAGGCGGCCTCCTACATGGACTGA
- a CDS encoding SRPBCC family protein: MADERFEVAREVAASPERIFALLRDPKGHVAIDSSGMLQGADGEPVTKAGDSFVVHMDREALNDFPMGRYDVTVAITAYEEGRLIEWTPRSPDFQPDVNHHYGYVLEATPTGTLVTSYYDWSRIHEKYRAAGIFPILPESALRATLGILARTVENEG; the protein is encoded by the coding sequence ATGGCTGACGAGCGGTTCGAGGTGGCGCGGGAGGTCGCGGCGTCGCCGGAGCGGATATTCGCGTTGCTCCGGGACCCGAAGGGGCATGTGGCCATCGACAGTTCGGGGATGTTGCAGGGGGCGGACGGGGAGCCGGTGACGAAGGCCGGGGACTCGTTCGTCGTGCACATGGACCGGGAGGCGCTGAACGACTTCCCGATGGGGCGGTACGACGTGACGGTGGCGATCACGGCGTACGAGGAGGGCCGGCTGATCGAGTGGACGCCCCGGTCCCCCGACTTCCAGCCGGACGTCAACCACCACTACGGGTACGTCCTGGAAGCCACCCCGACCGGCACGCTCGTCACCTCGTACTACGACTGGAGCCGCATCCACGAGAAGTACCGCGCCGCCGGCATCTTCCCGATCCTCCCGGAGTCCGCACTGCGCGCGACCCTGGGGATCCTGGCCCGGACGGTCGAGAACGAGGGCTGA